Proteins found in one Penaeus vannamei isolate JL-2024 chromosome 29, ASM4276789v1, whole genome shotgun sequence genomic segment:
- the LOC138867231 gene encoding uncharacterized protein, producing MFITVLALLFLLRLRFPNGKSTAEIITRRYGQPTLKTYRCVNKNIFKTKKLELDLVFLNHCKLYNIIPNFLRFKLYDKSFLLTNIYKSWLLILLDREIKRQSRKLTKLKVTTNNLVLDLKSKVSVFDFKCLSALINHNVDRRLSSVKEIHHRKLRNLGIDLRNKVDLNKVIFNFSDRTLSVDEKNALSLGLDFGLRPRKLSYFNIFTHFERICHMLKHCNIYKDTFNAVFNKISALANNMYVQHCRASMYSPDHTEQYANVLQNLEDDDSIVITRPDKGKGIVILNKTDYCNKISNILADSSKFKLLNVDLSSNLLKLEDKLNRLLRPIKETINEATYNSLLASGSRPGCLYGLRNVHKTGTPLRPIVSSINTFNYNLAKFLVKIIEPLTTNDKGLAGKTDTVIEYSINTVEVPGVLTKDTQELQFMLLHTGQLFKLKLYLVKY from the exons atgttcatcacagtcctggccctccttttccttctgagattacgattcccgaatggaaaatcaaccGCAGAAATCATTACGAGAAGATATGGCCAACCCACTCTGAAGACCTACAGATGTGTCAACAAGAACATCTTCAAAACCAAGAAATTAGAATTGGACCTTGTATTCCTGAATCATTGCAAATTGTACAACATCATTCCCAATTTCCTCAGATTCAAATTGTACGATAAGTCATTCCTCTTAACCAACATCTACAAATCTTGGCTCCTCATATTACTTGACCGtgaaatcaaaagacaaagcAGAAAACTCACTAAACTCAAGGTCACTACAAATAACCTTGTTCTTGATTTGAAATCAAAAGTCAGTGTGTTTGATTTCAAATGCCTCTCTGCACTGATTAACCATAATGTTGACAGAAGATTGTCTTCTGTGAAAGAAATCCACCACAGGAAGCTAAGAAACTTGGGTATTGACCTTAGAAATAAGGTTGATCTTAACAAAGTTATCTTTAATTTCTCTGACCGAACTCTATCTGTTGATGAAAAGAATGCCTTATCTCTAGGTTTGGATTTTGGTCTACGACCCCGCAAATTAAGTTATTTCAACATTTTTACCCATTTCGAAAGAATTTGCCATATGCTTAAACATTGTAATATCTACAAAGACACTTTCAATGCAGTGTTCAACAAAATCTCTGCTCTtgctaataatatgtatgtacagcattgcagagcATCAATGTATAGCCCAGACCACACAGAGCAATATGctaatgttcttcaaaatttagAAGACGATGATAGCATTGtgataacaagaccagacaaaggaaaaggcataGTAATCCTTAACAAGACTGATTACTGTAACAAAATATCTAACATTCTTGCAGACTCGTCAAAATTCAAACTCCTAAATGTTGACTTAAGCAGCAATCTCCTCAAACTTGAAGATAAATTAAACAGACTCTTACGACCTATTAAAGAAACCATTAATGAAGCCACATATAATTCCCTTCTCGCTTCTGGCTCTCGTCCTGGTTGTTTATATGGACTCCGTAATGTTCATAAGACTGGTACACCTCTGAGGCCTATTGTTTCATCAATCAACACTTTTaattataaccttgctaaattcctagttaaaatcatagaaccccttaccactaatga TAAAGGTCTTGCAGGAAAAACCGACACTGTAATAGAATATTCAATTAACACTGTAGAGGTGCCAGGAGTATTGACCAAGGACACACAAGAACTACAGTTTATGTTATTACATACAGGCCAGCTGTTTAAACTAAAGCTTTATTTGGTGAAGTATTAA